The Kluyveromyces lactis strain NRRL Y-1140 chromosome B complete sequence genome contains a region encoding:
- the PPM1 gene encoding leucine carboxy methyltransferase (similar to uniprot|Q04081 YDR435C Saccharomyces cerevisiae PPM1 Carboxyl methyl transferase), which yields MERVIQETDNDAFSCKISAITKRYLPSSEQKKIGNYEHYEDIHLEFCKEIKSRSRRKYANITKACRHSLPVMNYGTYLRTVSIDLKLTQWLKNNLENPADKVQVINLGCGSDLRMMTFLASFPGVQWLDLDYKDVVTFKSTILRSNAKFRASLQIEGDLPEEPSSIENVITDRYQLLPCNVTDDEQLIPILKKYTDFSVPAVILTECVLCYLHESKASQLISTVTGLYKQGYWISYDPIGGSQTNDRFGSIMQDNLMESRQLSMPTLMVFNSEDKYKERFPGKSEIQTMWDYYQNHLEDSERQRLKTLQFLDEIEELQVIFSHYVICTTNWRI from the coding sequence ATGGAGCGTGTTATTCAGGAAACAGATAATGATGCTTTTTCGTGTAAGATAAGTGCAATAACGAAGAGGTATCTTCCATCATCGGAACAGAAAAAGATTGGGAACTACGAACACTACGAGGATATTCATTTAGAGTTTTGTAAAGAAATCAAGTCTAGAAGTCGAAGAAAGTATGCTAACATTACAAAGGCTTGTCGTCATTCTCTACCGGTGATGAACTATGGGACTTATTTAAGAACTGTTAGCATAGACCTGAAATTAACTCAATGGTTGAAAAATAATCTCGAGAATCCTGCTGACAAGGTACAAGTGATCAATTTGGGGTGTGGTTCTGATCTAAGGATGATGACTTTCTTGGCATCTTTTCCTGGTGTGCAATGGCTTGATCTCGATTATAAAGACGTCGTGactttcaaatcaacaaTCTTACGGAGTAACGCCAAATTTAGAGCTTCTTTACAGATTGAGGGAGATCTACCGGAAGAACCTTCAAGTATTGAGAATGTAATCACAGACAGATACCAACTACTACCTTGCAATGTAACAGACGATGAGCAACTAATTCCtatattaaaaaaatatacTGATTTTAGCGTGCCCGCTGTCATTCTAACGGAGTGCGTGTTGTGCTACCTACATGAATCGAAAGCGTCTCAGCTAATCTCCACTGTAACTGGCCTATACAAACAGGGATACTGGATATCGTATGATCCTATTGGTGGCTCTCAAACAAATGACCGGTTTGGATCTATCATGCAAGACAATTTGATGGAATCTAGACAGCTAAGTATGCCTACCTTGATGGTGTTCAATTCAGAAGacaaatataaagaaagattCCCCGGCAAAAGCGAAATTCAGACAATGTGGGAttattatcaaaatcattTAGAGGACTCAGAACGTCAAAGGTTGAAAACTCTTCAGTTCcttgatgaaattgagGAATTACAAGTCATTTTTTCACATTATGTTATATGTACCACTAATTGGAGAATATGA
- the GPI17 gene encoding GPI-anchor transamidase GPI17 (similar to uniprot|Q04080 YDR434W Saccharomyces cerevisiae GPI17 Transmembrane protein subunit of the glycosylphosphatidylinositol transamidase complex that adds GPIs to newly synthesized proteins), producing the protein MSTVTLRRLVTLSFALCYVLLGVPLWYRLTTIYRAPLPAEYIESLHANLHEDIHLTIPVYVQSDIYNFPDVCDAIQRQADELLQSADEHQRKVQWSLQILPFKEGETDPNNDHVVKLVLDESMGLTIPQLTKETIIFFNDESLVNNDLPFFVAQALIEHTFKIEWEHFSKYHQNSVKSDSKSRNMAVNYDPNIHISISLLTGDAEPIAWDIDATLREYFTPIRDLLSPLVNFTVDTGIEYHNDLNLHSLSNAEYVSWNDLSHTLDLSDLFSVNHYREQNSINLAIVFPSVETGSLAFINETGNGIDWKSFLVPQWGVVVINKDPLPTNAYITNDYLADVISTFAHDIFKLLGLSEVAEDMNSPLVRIDSFKRKVIIDNLEKSVTTLSSLVSMTNHLQQMSIPREVLEDVNNALNLRLQIVDLLNNPELGSDEIWNEALRLSNRLVKICERAFFHKEMVQQTFFPQEHKIAVYLPLLGPITVVTFTAFFKSLKEVITKSKKEDGKDGKADDKGQKAE; encoded by the coding sequence ATGAGTACAGTCACTCTACGTCGTCTTGTAACACTATCCTTTGCGCTTTGCTACGTGTTACTTGGAGTTCCTTTATGGTACAGATTGACTACCATATACAGGGCACCACTACCTGCAGAATACATTGAGAGTTTGCATGCAAACCTCCACGAAGATATCCATTTGACTATCCCTGTATACGTGCAATCGGATATATATAACTTTCCTGATGTATGTGATGCCATTCAAAGACAGGCGGATGAGCTATTACAGAGTGCTGATGAACACCAAAGAAAGGTACAGTGGTCGTTGCAAATACTACCGTTCAAAGAGGGCGAAACAGATCCAAATAACGATCATGTGGTCAAGTTGGTTTTGGATGAGTCCATGGGACTAACGATACCTCAATTGACCAAAGAAACTAttatatttttcaatgatgaatCCCTGGTGAACAACGATCTTCCATTTTTCGTCGCTCAGGCCCTAATAGAGCACACGTTTAAGATAGAATGGGAGCATTTCAGTAAATATCATCAGAACTCTGTTAAAAGTGACTCAAAATCCAGGAACATGGCTGTAAATTATGACCCAAACATCCATATCTCGATCTCCCTTTTAACTGGTGATGCGGAACCTATTGCCTGGGATATTGACGCTACTTTAAGGGAATATTTCACTCCAATTAGAGATCTCCTTTCTCCATTGGTGAACTTTACCGTTGACACAGGGATTGAGTATCATAACGACTTGAATTTACATTCTTTATCTAACGCTGAATACGTTTCCTGGAATGATCTTTCTCACACTTTGGATTTGTCTGACCTCTTCTCCGTGAACCATTATCGGGAACAAAATTCCATAAATCTAGCCATTGTCTTTCCTTCAGTTGAAACTGGGTCCTTAGCTTTTATCAACGAGACAGGAAATGGTATTGACTGGAAATCATTCTTAGTACCACAGTGGGGTGTTGTTGTGATAAACAAAGATCCATTACCAACAAATGCTTACATAACAAACGACTACCTTGCTGATGTCATTTCAACTTTTGCCCACgacatcttcaaattattgGGATTGAGTGAGGTAGCTGAAGATATGAACTCACCATTAGTTAGGATAGACTCATTTAAGAGGAAAGTCATTATTGATAACTTGGAGAAAAGTGTCACTACTTTATCCTCTTTAGTTAGTATGACGAATCATTTACAACAAATGTCTATTCCAAGGGAAGTTCTCGAAGACGTCAACAATGCATTAAATCTCAGATTGCAGATCGTGGACCTTTTGAACAACCCCGAACTTGGCAGTGATGAAATCTGGAACGAAGCATTAAGGCTCTCTAATAGACTTGTAAAAATATGTGAGCGTGCATTTTTCCACAAAGAAATGGTTCAACAGACATTCTTCCCACAAGAACACAAGATTGCTGTCTATTTGCCATTACTTGGGCCAATAACTGTTGTTACTTTTACAGCATTTTTCAAGTCCTTAAAGGAAGTCATTACAAAGTctaagaaagaagatggaaaagATGGCAAGGCTGACGATAAGGGACAAAAGGCAGAGTAA
- the GPI19 gene encoding phosphatidylinositol N-acetylglucosaminyltransferase GPI19 (similar to uniprot|Q04082 Saccharomyces cerevisiae YDR437W Protein required for cell viability) has translation MNKERQYGGFSVYVSSTLVVFFIVVWAFLPKIILQGQAIAEVYEILPQRYWLIAIQCLVLMTMLFTYVGMLSYNIDMLTVPLDDMRTITDTQGRIVEYKNFSELDWYITNETSGVADLPINEVSRVLYLQE, from the coding sequence ATgaataaagaaagacaGTATGGCGGATTTTCCGTATATGTTTCATCCACATTAGTTGTCTTCTTTATAGTTGTGTGGGCATTCTTACCAAAGATTATACTACAAGGACAAGCCATAGCCGAAGTTTACGAGATATTACCTCAAAGATATTGGTTAATAGCCATCCAATGTCTTGTACTAATGACAATGCTTTTCACTTACGTCGGAATGCTTTCCTATAATATTGACATGTTAACGGTCCCACTTGATGATATGCGAACGATAACTGATACTCAAGGGAGAATAGTTGAATACAAAAACTTCTCGGAGTTAGATTGGTACATCACTAATGAAACTAGCGGTGTTGCAGATTTACCCATAAATGAAGTAAGCCGAGTGCTTTATTTGCAGGAATGA
- the TRM9 gene encoding tRNA (carboxymethyluridine(34)-5-O)-methyltransferase (similar to uniprot|P49957 YML014W Saccharomyces cerevisiae TRM9 tRNA methyltransferase) — MAELKEEEYVHQVYNDIAPHFSQTRYKPWPIVSEFLMSREMGSIGIDVGCGNGKYLAVNPNVFILGSDRSSGLITCAHDINSQYNVLIADGIKLPHRDNTFDFAISIAVVHHWSTRERRVGAIRHIISKVRPGGEVLIYCWALEQGDSRRGYREGMEQDVLVPWVLQDQKRDTEIDEKSGKKGKIQVPKPDLSTVPKHERSEFLNKWKLEQEALRLKREQEIEEERKKLEKETKSNTKYRYYHLYREGELEEDCQMAGGIIVGQGYEKDNWYVVARKPGNP; from the coding sequence ATGgctgaattgaaggaagaagaatacgTGCACCAAGTGTACAACGATATTGCTCCGCATTTCTCACAAACCAGATATAAGCCATGGCCAATTGTATCGGAGTTTTTGATGTCTAGAGAGATGGGTTCTATCGGTATTGATGTTGGCTGTGGAAATGGGAAGTACCTTGCTGTGAACCCGaatgtttttattttagGTTCAGATAGATCCTCGGGGTTAATTACGTGTGCACATGATATCAATTCACAGTACAATGTTCTAATTGCAGACGGGATCAAGCTACCTCATCGCGATAATACTTTCGATTTCGCTATATCCATTGCGGTGGTGCACCACTGGTCGAccagagaaagaagagttgGAGCCATAAGACATATCATCAGCAAAGTAAGACCCGGAGGAGAAGTTTTGATTTACTGCTGGGCATTGGAACAAGGTGATTCTAGAAGAGGGTATCGAGAGGGTATGGAACAAGACGTTTTAGTACCGTGGGTTTTACAAGATCAGAAGAGGGATACGgaaattgatgagaaaTCTGGTAAAAAGGGCAAAATACAAGTCCCCAAGCCAGATTTATCCACCGTTCCTAAACATGAAAGATCtgaattcttgaacaaatgGAAACTAGAACAGGAAGCTCTCAGGCTAAAAAGAGAGCAGGAAATAGAGGAAGAGCGCAAGAAGCTCGAAAAGGAGACAAAATCCAACACGAAGTATCGTTACTACCATCTATATCGCGAGGGGGAACTAGAAGAGGATTGCCAAATGGCCGGAGGAATAATAGTTGGACAAGGTTACGAAAAGGATAATTGGTACGTAGTTGCTAGAAAGCCTGGCAACCCTTAA
- the TAF11 gene encoding TATA-binding protein-associated factor TAF11 (similar to uniprot|Q04226 YML015C Saccharomyces cerevisiae TAF11 TFIID subunit (40 kDa), involved in RNA polymerase II transcription initiation) has translation MSEADGPLYKLPLDTYQPSVTYASYISTKQMIDQVLNEDQEYVMWKLRNRRLAGNMKDYLDEFKNEVEHFQSMEWHRKSQSPSSFKKNHNKVTKKQSWDLNRIPPNVVFARDIYERKIKSLPRPRELDETDLKKLFMSHLDDEQMNRYEVFKRTSLAKNQIKKISGVVTNQTVANNINLLLGGVGKIFVGEIVEKALDIKEKWLLGLVVNKFHERKRIGVSLKKHLKKLTRLVERSDSEDSFNDINDSVQESEPESADTDDEGEIKFMKTSNNLLQSQNNVESVRKGLIKQYNILVAKFNELDVSVEKYKDSPLLPEHVHEAWRLYRIENDTLPSGQYRTQGEANGLMFR, from the coding sequence ATGTCTGAAGCTGATGGGCCTTTGTACAAGCTACCTTTGGACACATATCAACCAAGTGTAACATATGCCAGTTACATTTCAACAAAGCAAATGATTGATCAAGTACTGAACGAGGACCAAGAATATGTTATGTGGAAACTACGTAACAGAAGACTTGCAGGTAACATGAAAGATTACTTGgatgaattcaaaaatgaagTTGAGCATTTCCAAAGTATGGAATGGCACAGAAAATCCCAATCACCgtcttctttcaaaaagaatcATAACAAAGTGACGAAGAAGCAGAGCTGGGATTTAAATCGCATACCCCCTAATGTGGTATTCGCAAGAGACATTTACGAACGAAAGATTAAAAGTCTACCCAGGCCTAGGGAATTGGATGAAactgatttgaagaaattgtttaTGTCACATCTAGATGATGAACAAATGAACCGATAcgaagttttcaaaagaacaTCTTTGGCTAAAAaccaaatcaaaaaaatatccGGGGTTGTGACAAATCAGACTGTAGCAAATAACATCAATTTACTTTTGGGTGGTGTTGGCAAGATATTTGTGGGAGAAATAGTTGAAAAAGCTCTCGATATAAAGGAAAAGTGGTTATTGGGTCTCGTTGTTAATAAATTCCacgaaagaaaaaggattGGCGTTAGTTTGAAGAAgcatttgaagaagttgacGAGGTTAGTAGAAAGGTCAGATTCAGAAGACTCGTTTAATGATATAAACGATAGCGTACAAGAGTCAGAACCGGAAAGTGCTGATACAGACGATGAAGGTGAGATTAAATTTATGAAAACAAGCAACAATCTTTTACAATCGCAGAATAATGTCGAATCCGTACGAAAAGGCTTGATTAAACAGTACAACATATTAGTAGCTAAGTTTAACGAGCTTGATGTTTCTGTGGAAAAATACAAGGATAGTCCACTATTACCGGAACATGTGCATGAGGCTTGGAGACTTTatagaattgaaaatgatacGTTACCCAGCGGTCAATACCGTACTCAAGGGGAGGCTAATGGTTTAATGTTCCGGTAA
- the PSP2 gene encoding Psp2p (weakly similar to uniprot|P50109 Saccharomyces cerevisiae YML017W PSP2 Asn rich cytoplasmic protein that contains RGG motifs high-copy suppressor of group II intron-splicing defects of a mutation in MRS2 and of a conditional mutation in POL1 (DNA polymerase alpha) possible role in mitochondrial mRNA splicing), protein MASASKNNHDASKKKMSLEEFFSDNSLGESVWNEEEIDLNAINTSISNTTSLDVLKQSSIRLDAAGGPGGMSHDHMHRGGYGSHQHDPMMSHQRLPNSPPYILKFVNLPSTFSNYEIEDLFKTKRAQFVKFKLFWELNKTLGAQNEPTIFQKLFKRDSKVAFVEVYSYRDMDKILSQWKGPLKELYNIRVDMASFDDFKEYMDKDKEISPQDDASRPYHGNQQPGSSAARRRSSGEGLPPPQSGPTSPSTTRRKSNPFGSAKPVDTQTKLLEIEQKIDQLGIEDTKTLRRLTIGSDEEDHHENETSQEKGDRVRKNLHILKREKNIDDSDSEAIATQSHSTPQPPKSTTSTPPPKLNFMSIIKKKEQVELEEQKLKEEEAIKEAAAREEEQRRHAQEQAEEEARRLKADANSEYSNSSGNESNGSDEHTNHNSNQNYSNNFKFRDNDNNVNNGSDRYDNNNGNRRGRGNFRGRGRGGYRGDHSNNGSRYNSDSNNNYHKKFDDRSQQQQQYGLFAPAAGFLKDQNRGGHSSSGGRGRGRGRGGRDRGGRGGRGRGSSSTD, encoded by the coding sequence ATGGCTAGtgcttcaaagaataacCATGATGCAagcaagaagaaaatgtcattggaagaattcttcAGTGACAACTCACTAGGGGAATCAGTTTGgaatgaagaagagattgaTTTGAATGCTATCAATACTTCTATATCCAACACTACTAGTTTAGATGTGCTAAAGCAATCGTCTATCAGGCTGGACGCCGCTGGTGGGCCAGGAGGAATGTCTCATGATCACATGCATAGGGGTGGTTACGGCTCCCATCAACACGATCCGATGATGAGCCATCAAAGGTTGCCAAATTCACCACCttatattttgaagtttGTCAACTTGCCTTCCACTTTCTCAAACTATGAGATCGAGGATTTGTTTAAGACAAAGAGGGCTCAATTCGTTAAGTTCAAGTTGTTTtgggaattgaacaagaCTTTAGGTGCTCAAAATGAACCTActattttccaaaaattgtttAAGAGGGATTCGAAAGTCGCCTTCGTTGAGGTTTACTCGTATAGAGATATGGATAAGATTTTGTCCCAGTGGAAAGGgcctttgaaagaattgtaCAACATTAGAGTGGATATGGCGTCGTTTGACGATTTTAAAGAGTATATGGATAAGgataaagaaatttctCCTCAAGACGATGCCTCAAGACCTTACCATGGCAACCAGCAACCAGGCTCAAGTGCTGCTAGGAGAAGATCATCTGGAGAAGGTTTGCCTCCTCCACAGTCGGGTCCAACATCTCCATCGACAACTAGACGTAAGTCCAATCCATTTGGCAGTGCCAAACCAGTGGATACTCAAACCAAATTATTAGAAATAGAgcaaaaaattgatcagTTGGGTATTGAAGATACCAAGACTTTAAGGCGTTTGACTATTGGAAGTGATGAGGAGGATCACcatgaaaatgaaacatcTCAAGAAAAGGGTGACAGAGTTAGAAAGAACTTGCacattttgaaaagagagaaaaacATTGATGATAGCGACTCTGAAGCTATTGCAACCCAATCTCATTCCACACCTCAGCCACCAAAGTCTACGACTTCAACTCCTCCACCAAAGCTGAACTTCATGTCTattatcaagaagaaagagCAAGTGGAACtcgaagaacaaaaacttaaagaagaagaagctatCAAAGAAGCTGCAGccagagaagaagaacaaagaagacATGCTCAAGAGcaagctgaagaagaagccAGACGCTTAAAAGCTGACGCAAATAGCGAATATTCCAATAGTTCTGGAAACGAGAGTAACGGATCAGATGAACATACCAACCATAATTCTAACCAAAACTATTCCAACAATTTTAAGTTTAGAGATAATGACAATAACGTTAACAATGGATCTGACAGGTATGATAACAACAATGGTAACCGTCGTGGTAGAGGTAACTTCCGTGGTAGGGGTCGTGGAGGATACCGTGGTGATCACTCCAACAACGGAAGCAGATACAATTCCGATTCGAACAACAACTACCATAAGAAGTTTGATGACAGATCccaacagcaacaacaatacGGTCTATTTGCTCCAGCAGCTGGTTTCTTGAAGGATCAAAACAGAGGTGGTCATTCTTCATCTGGTGGTCGTGGTCGTGGTAGAGGTCGTGGCGGCAGAGACCGGGGTGGCAGAGGCGGCAGAGGCCgtggttcttcttccactGACTGA
- a CDS encoding uncharacterized protein (similar to uniprot|Q03730 YML018C Saccharomyces cerevisiae), whose translation MTGSIRSQSKKWTLGLVLLGVVVLLWVLSSFLINMIFEDNSYRKPFFITYLNTASFIFYLVPTFKNVWHKYKTTGKLNIHDELILEEEGQAIPNGTANNNTHVGTDSDDDDTAATVVDEHSSLVSKDSSDPTIKLPLRSTIKLSAQFCILWFLANLVTNASLSYTSVASQTILSSTSSFFTLLVSALCHVESVNKIKVLGSIVSFIGIIMVTKSDYSYVTASKIHFAIPYKFHNGIDYDNTSPVTIIIGNILALAGALFYGVYSTLLKLKVQDESRINMKIFFGFVGLFTLVFLWPALILLHFTGKETFEWPSSPRVLSIILTNCLITFISDFCWAKAMLLTSPLIVTVGLSTTIPLAMVGDFVFKEKPMTALYLFGAVLICGSFFIVNRNAEEETINHVIDEMADNNQLRYSV comes from the coding sequence ATGACTGGATCGATCAGGTCGCAGTCCAAGAAATGGACACTAGGTTTAGTACTACTAGGAGTGGTCGTTCTATTATGGGTTTTGTCTTCATTCCTGATAAATATGATCTTCGAAGATAACTCGTATAGGAAACCATTTTTCATCACGTATTTGAATACGGCTTCGTTCATCTTTTATTTAGTACCCACTTTCAAAAACGTATGGCATAAGTACAAGACTACAGGGAAACTTAATATCCACGATGAGTTAATTTTGGAGGAAGAAGGTCAAGCAATACCGAATGGTACTGCAAATAACAACACTCACGTTGGGAcagattctgatgatgacgatacTGCCGCTACCGTTGTCGATGAGCATAGTTCTTTGGTCTCAAAGGATTCATCTGACCCGACCATTAAGCTACCGCTTCGTTCCACTATCAAACTTAGTGCACAATTTTGTATCCTTTGGTTTTTGGCAAATTTAGTTACCAATGCTTCTCTAAGCTATACTTCAGTGGCATCCCAAACcattttatcatcaacttcGTCGTTCTTCACTTTGCTAGTTTCTGCTTTGTGTCATGTCGAATCCGTAAATAAGATCAAAGTGCTCGGAAGCATTGTATCTTTCATTGGAATCATTATGGTCACTAAATCCGACTACTCTTATGTGACTGCATCCAAGATCCACTTTGCAATTCCTTACAAATTTCATAACGGTATCGATTATGACAATACAAGTCCTGTTACCATAATTATAGGTAACATTTTAGCTTTAGCAGGTGCATTGTTTTACGGGGTTTATTCGacgttgttgaaattgaaagttCAAGATGAATCAAGAATTAACATGAAgattttctttggtttcgTTGGTTTATTTACTTTGGTATTTCTATGGCCTGCCCTAATATTATTACACTTCACTGGCAAGGAAACCTTCGAATGGCCCTCTTCGCCAAGAGTTTTATCAATTATTTTGACCAACTGTCTCATCACCTTTATCTCAGATTTTTGCTGGGCAAAAGCTATGCTCCTTACATCTCCTCTCATTGTAACAGTTGGCTTGAGTACCACTATTCCATTAGCAATGGTCGGAGATTTCgtcttcaaagaaaaaccaaTGACCGCATTGTACCTATTCGGTGCTGTCTTAATCTGTGGTTCTTTTTTCATCGTTAATAGGAAcgcagaagaagaaactattAACCATGTAATAGATGAAATGGCGGACAACAATCAACTGAGATATTCTGTATGA
- the PPZ1 gene encoding salt homeostasis regulator (some similarities with uniprot|P26570 Saccharomyces cerevisiae YML016C PPZ1 Serine/threonine protein phosphatase Z isoform of Ppz2p involved in regulation of potassium transport), producing MGNSGSKPSKKASKSKKIESASSNGSKSRSSSKASEVSSKKDTSPQLQKSDTMQSNKSGRSIRSLKSRRSQSQLQSPSNPGTPKLSANNHETSLSRKNSSTLPLSRHGSSQSASKEDERNGQTLKTARSSSFSTTGDLPPSMVQMAPKTPILKGSTNNPLYYENALTDDDYDDNNDDSISYKSSSSRHRSSARRASSSSRRRSNGSAHHLEVPQSGNSISMVNHGNSTSGSPIQMSRSSSRSSTHSRKSSMSMGQYSTPMASPGLNAMDPDVQDYFDTAGASQREIDDGNGNDYRGVSNGGTDDHPEGLGNDVELNAEGKPKKKKPIKPIDIDETIQKLLDAGYSAKKTRSVALKNSEITQICQMAREIFLSQPSLLELSPPVKIVGDVHGQYADLLRLFTKCGFPPSANYLFLGDYVDRGKQSLETILLLLCYKIKYPENFFLLRGNHECANVTRVYGFYDECKRRCNIKTWKTFIDTFNALPLAAIVAGKIFCVHGGLSPVLNSMDEIRHVSRPTDVPDFGLINDLLWSDPTDSPNEWEDNERGVSYCYNKVAINKFLNKFGFDLVCRAHMVVEDGYEFFNDRSLVTVFSAPNYCGEFDNWGAVMSVSEGLLCSFELLEPLDSTALKQVMKKGRQERKLANQQQQQQQQQQLEQIQE from the coding sequence ATGGGTAATTCAGGCTCGAAACCATCTAAAAAGGCTAGCAAGTCTAAGAAAATAGAATCTGCGTCTTCCAATGGATCTAAATCCAGGAGTAGCTCGAAAGCAAGTGAGGTGAGTTCGAAAAAGGATACTTCGCCTCAATTGCAAAAAAGTGATACCATGCAATCAAATAAATCAGGAAGGTCCATCAGATCGTTGAAATCAAGGCGATCTCAATCTCAGCTGCAATCGCCGTCTAATCCAGGAACGCCGAAGCTTTCGGCTAATAACCACGAAACATCCCTGAGCAGGAAAAATAGCAGTACGCTTCCTTTGTCACGACACGGTTCCAGTCAAAGTGCATCAAAGGAAGACGAGAGAAATGGGCAAACACTTAAGACTGCGAGATCTTCCAGTTTTTCAACGACCGGCGATTTGCCCCCTTCAATGGTTCAGATGGCTCCAAAGACCCCAATTTTAAAAGGGTCTACTAACAACCCGCTGTACTATGAGAATGCATtaactgatgatgattacGATGATAACAATGATGATTCGATATCTTataaatcatcttcatcacGCCACCGCTCCAGTGCTCGCCGTGCCAGTTCGTCTTCAAGGAGAAGGTCTAATGGTAGTGCGCATCATTTGGAAGTGCCGCAGTCTGGAAACAGCATAAGCATGGTAAACCATGGAAATAGCACAAGTGGGTCACCAATCCAGATGAGCAGGTCTTCATCTAGATCGAGCACTCATAGTCGGAAATCTTCAATGTCAATGGGTCAATATAGCACACCAATGGCGTCTCCTGGGCTAAATGCAATGGATCCCGATGTCCAGGACTACTTTGATACAGCTGGAGCAAGCCAAAGAGAAATCGATGACGGCAATGGGAATGATTACCGAGGTGTATCTAACGGAGGTACAGATGATCATCCAGAAGGGCTTGGAAATGATGTTGAACTGAACGCGGAAGGTAAGCctaagaaaaagaaaccGATTAAGCCCAtagatattgatgaaacaattcaaaaattgttgGATGCCGGTTATTCTGCGAAGAAAACAAGGTCAGTAGCATTGAAAAACTCAGAAATCACGCAGATATGTCAAATGGCACGGGAAATATTCCTCTCACAGCCGTCTTTGTTAGAACTATCACCACCGGTTAAAATTGTGGGCGATGTTCACGGACAATACGCAGACTTGTTAAGATTATTCACAAAATGTGGTTTCCCACCATCAGCTAATTACCTTTTCCTAGGCGATTATGTTGATCGTGGTAAACAGTCATTAGAGACAATTCTGCTCTTACTTTGCTATAAAATCAAATACCCTGAAAACTTTTTCTTGTTAAGAGGTAATCATGAATGCGCAAACGTCACAAGAGTTTACGGTTTCTATGATGAATGTAAAAGACGGTgtaatatcaaaacttgGAAAACATTCATTGACACATTTAACGCATTGCCCCTAGCTGCGATCGTAGCCGGGAAGATTTTCTGTGTTCATGGAGGATTATCACCAGTATTGAATTCAATGGATGAAATTAGACACGTAAGCAGACCTACTGATGTTCCAGACTTTGGTCTAATCAATGACCTTTTATGGTCGGATCCAACAGATTCTCCAAATGAGTGGGAAGACAACGAACGTGGTGTGTCTTACTGTTACAATAAGGTTGCGATCAacaaatttttgaataagtTTGGCTTTGATTTAGTTTGTAGAGCACATATGGTCGTCGAAGACGGCTACgagtttttcaatgatagAAGTTTGGTAACGGTATTTTCTGCTCCAAATTACTGCGGAGAATTTGATAACTGGGGTGCAGTAATGAGCGTGAGCGAAGGTTTATTGTGTTCGTTCGAGTTGTTAGAACCTCTAGATAGTACCGCATTGAAACAAGTCATGAAGAAGGGCagacaagaaagaaagctagccaatcaacaacaacaacaacaacaacaacagcaactGGAACAAATACAAGAGTGA